The proteins below are encoded in one region of Pygocentrus nattereri isolate fPygNat1 chromosome 13, fPygNat1.pri, whole genome shotgun sequence:
- the armc7 gene encoding armadillo repeat-containing protein 7 isoform X1, producing MLEGYAHRSLRRKPEGMDRFCASERFEYLQGLVTEFQDTDSEEAKEQILANLANFAYDPRNMEALRMLQVTDLFLDMLTEENENFVEFGIGGLCNLSMDRECRDQILESGGIPLVTGCLSSHRDETVLSAITTLMNLTTGASRSETTESAVVQCMLRFSLTQNPRLSNLATVFLQDYCLEEQVDRARDIMQGHSQSVLGIPLPKD from the exons ATGCTGGAAGGTTACGCTCACAGGTCCCTGAGGAGAAAACCGGAGG GAATGGATCGATTCTGTGCATCCGAAAGGTTTGAATACCTGCAGGGGTTGGTCACAGAGTTTCAGGACACCGATAGTGAAG AAGCAAAAGAGCAAATTCTGGCCAACCTGGCCAACTTTGCATATGATCCTCGAAACATGGAAGCCTTGCGGATGCTACAGGTGACTGATCTCTTCCTGGACATGCTGACAGAGGAAAATGAGAACTTTGTGGAGTTTGGAATTG GTGGCCTGTGTAACCTCAGCATGGACAGGGAATGTCGTGATCAGATTTTGGAGAGTGGAGGGATTCCATTAGTTACAGGATGCCTGTCAAGCCACAGAGACGAGACTGTTCTCTCTGCCATCACAACCTTAATGAATCTCACCACAGGGGCATCACGCTCCGAAACCACAGAGAGTGCAGTGGTGCAGTGCATGCTGCGCTTCTCACTTACACAGAATCCCCGCCTCAGCAACCTGGCTACAGTCTTCCTGCAGGACTACTGCTTAGAGGAACAGGTGGACAGAGCCAGAGACATAATGCAAGGACACAGTCAATCAGTACTCGGAATTCCACTGCCAAAAGACTAG
- the armc7 gene encoding armadillo repeat-containing protein 7 isoform X3: MDRFCASERFEYLQGLVTEFQDTDSEEAKEQILANLANFAYDPRNMEALRMLQVTDLFLDMLTEENENFVEFGIGGLCNLSMDRECRDQILESGGIPLVTGCLSSHRDETVLSAITTLMNLTTGASRSETTESAVVQCMLRFSLTQNPRLSNLATVFLQDYCLEEQVDRARDIMQGHSQSVLGIPLPKD; the protein is encoded by the exons ATGGATCGATTCTGTGCATCCGAAAGGTTTGAATACCTGCAGGGGTTGGTCACAGAGTTTCAGGACACCGATAGTGAAG AAGCAAAAGAGCAAATTCTGGCCAACCTGGCCAACTTTGCATATGATCCTCGAAACATGGAAGCCTTGCGGATGCTACAGGTGACTGATCTCTTCCTGGACATGCTGACAGAGGAAAATGAGAACTTTGTGGAGTTTGGAATTG GTGGCCTGTGTAACCTCAGCATGGACAGGGAATGTCGTGATCAGATTTTGGAGAGTGGAGGGATTCCATTAGTTACAGGATGCCTGTCAAGCCACAGAGACGAGACTGTTCTCTCTGCCATCACAACCTTAATGAATCTCACCACAGGGGCATCACGCTCCGAAACCACAGAGAGTGCAGTGGTGCAGTGCATGCTGCGCTTCTCACTTACACAGAATCCCCGCCTCAGCAACCTGGCTACAGTCTTCCTGCAGGACTACTGCTTAGAGGAACAGGTGGACAGAGCCAGAGACATAATGCAAGGACACAGTCAATCAGTACTCGGAATTCCACTGCCAAAAGACTAG
- the armc7 gene encoding armadillo repeat-containing protein 7 isoform X2 translates to MPSFPGMDRFCASERFEYLQGLVTEFQDTDSEEAKEQILANLANFAYDPRNMEALRMLQVTDLFLDMLTEENENFVEFGIGGLCNLSMDRECRDQILESGGIPLVTGCLSSHRDETVLSAITTLMNLTTGASRSETTESAVVQCMLRFSLTQNPRLSNLATVFLQDYCLEEQVDRARDIMQGHSQSVLGIPLPKD, encoded by the exons ATGCCATCTTTTCCAG GAATGGATCGATTCTGTGCATCCGAAAGGTTTGAATACCTGCAGGGGTTGGTCACAGAGTTTCAGGACACCGATAGTGAAG AAGCAAAAGAGCAAATTCTGGCCAACCTGGCCAACTTTGCATATGATCCTCGAAACATGGAAGCCTTGCGGATGCTACAGGTGACTGATCTCTTCCTGGACATGCTGACAGAGGAAAATGAGAACTTTGTGGAGTTTGGAATTG GTGGCCTGTGTAACCTCAGCATGGACAGGGAATGTCGTGATCAGATTTTGGAGAGTGGAGGGATTCCATTAGTTACAGGATGCCTGTCAAGCCACAGAGACGAGACTGTTCTCTCTGCCATCACAACCTTAATGAATCTCACCACAGGGGCATCACGCTCCGAAACCACAGAGAGTGCAGTGGTGCAGTGCATGCTGCGCTTCTCACTTACACAGAATCCCCGCCTCAGCAACCTGGCTACAGTCTTCCTGCAGGACTACTGCTTAGAGGAACAGGTGGACAGAGCCAGAGACATAATGCAAGGACACAGTCAATCAGTACTCGGAATTCCACTGCCAAAAGACTAG